From the genome of Corallococcus macrosporus DSM 14697:
CTGGCGGCGGTGTTGTCGCTGCCCTCGCGGGCGCGGTGGGGCGAGGCGCTTGCTCCCGCGCAGGGCGCGCGGTTGTTGATGGCGCTGTGGGCTGGGGCGGGCCGCGAGCGCTTGCTGGCGCCGCTGGCGAAGGCGGTGCGCGCGTGGAGCGGCGGTGGCCAGCAGGGGGTGTTCATCGGCGTGGTGTGGGAGCGCTTCCAGGCGCATCCGGACGAGCGCGCGGACCTGTTGGTTGCTTTCGCGCCGTGGCGGACGGCGCTCTGGGAGCGACAGCAGGCGGCGGAGCCTGACGCGGTGGTGAGCTTCCAGACATGGTGGCCGGTGGACGCCCCGGAGCAACTGCCGTCGCACGTGGATGCCCTGGTCCGCGAGGCCCCGCTGGAGGACCTGTCCCGCCGCCTTCCTCCTGTGTGGTCGGCGGCGGAGGCCCGGGTGGACGCATGGCCGCGTTGCACCTCGCTCGCGGTGTCGTCCGCGGCGGCGGTGCTGTCGGGCGGGGTGCGGCGGGGCGTGGACGCGCTGGACGCGGACGCGGAGCACTTCCTGTCCTGGTTCCCTGGCTTCCGGGAGCGTGTCCTCGCCGCGTCTCCCACGTCGAGCGAGCAGGGCGACTCACGCGACTTCCTGGGGGACATCGAGGTGGATGTCCGGCTGATGCGTGAGCAACTCGAACGGAAGCGGCAGCGGGAGGACCAGGCGCGTGAGGATGCGCTGCGGCGCATGGTGGAGGCGTCTCGCCAGCGCGACCTGGAGCGCCAGCGGGAGTTGATGGCGCGGCAGGTGGAGGCCGCGCCGCCCAGGCTCGACGTGGAGCTCACTCCGCCCCGCGCGCCGTTGGTGTTGCTGAACCCCGGTGGGCCATTGGAGCCGCTCGACATGGAGGTGTGCTTCCCGGAGGGCCGGCTGCGCACGCTGCTGGACTACACGCGGCTGTTGAAGTCCTTGAGCGTGAACAACGACGCGATGGCGGTGTTCGAGGCGCATGGCCTGTCGGTGGCCACCTGGACATCCGAGGCCACGGCGTGGGGGGCGCTGCTGACGCGGCGCATGGAGCTGGCCTTGCGCTTTGGGGCGTTGTTCCAGGGGCCCTGGGCCTGAGCTCACGCCTGGGGGCGACCCTCCGGCCGCATGGCGTTCACGCGAAAGCACCTCGAACTGACCATCTATGCGCCTGCACTCATGGGGCATGACGGCCACCCATTCGCGGTCGTCAGGGGCATGGAACGAGCGCTTCCTGGCTTGCGCCTGGAATGGGAGGTGAGCAAAGGAGGGCGCCCTATCGAGTTACCGCACCGTGAGGCTCGGCTCGGCTCGGCTCGGCTCGCCGATGCCGCGGCACGTGGCACGTGGCACGCTCCCATTGCTTTGCAGCGGCGACGGGTGCTGTCCCGTGACCATCTCTGGGAGGCGGTGCTCCGCGAGCGCGAGTCCTCTCGGCCAGCCACAACTCCAAGTCCATGCGAAGTTGCCATTGGACGGGGCCGTCGTCACGGCAGCGGCGGATGTGCTTGCAGTTATCAGACGGCGAGCGCGCTGGCGACGGTCCTCCACCGCTGGCTGGGGGAGGGCGATGCCTACGGCCCGGAGGAGGCGGCGGCGGAGCTGCACGACATGGCGAAGCGGGCCCACGAGGTGATGCTCGAGCTGTGCATGCCGCGCCCACGGGAGCGCCGGGCGGCGCGGGACTCGGTCAGCACGAATGGACCATGCGGTGCGAGGCCGTGACGGCGGCGCGGGACTCGGCACGGACGGTGGCCGCGTACATGGATGCGTCTGGCGGCGCGGACTGATGCCGCGTGCGGCAGGGGGGGCGCCGCCCGTGGAGCCGGCGCCGCCTGGAACTGGTGGCGACACCTGAGTGCGGCGGGGCTCAGCGTCAGTCGCGTCCCTGTTGCCGTTACGGCTCGTCGGCCATGTCTTCGAGCTGGTCTTCAGCGATCTCTCGGTAGAGCGGAACCACTTCAATGGCGAGGATATCCCGCATTTCTTGGCGGGCGCTGTCGAAGTCCCCTGCCTGTCGATGCCGCTTCGCTCGATGGAGCGCGTCAACGATGCGGTTGGATCCTTCCTTGATGCGGCGTGCGCACTCCAAGAGCAGAGCTTCCGCGCCAGCGCGAGATCCAAGGGACGAGGCCGCATCGGCATCGCTGATGCCCACCTCGGGAGCAGTGCGTGTCAACAGGGCTTTCACTTCGTCGGTAAGGGCTAGCGGCTCCCCGTTCCGTACTTGCCGTGCCAGCGCGCGGACTGGTTCCCATTCGAGTTCTTTGGCCATGAGCTGTTACTTATTGCCTTTGCGCGGACGGCACTTGTTGACGGGCCATTCCTCCTGCCCCTCGCAATAGCGAAAGCAGTCGTAACAAGAGCCCATCCAGTCAGCTTCTTTGCACTCCGCGTAGGTCGAAATGCAGCGGCGCTTCCATTCGGGGAGTTCCGCGTTGTGTGCGTTCTCCTCTTCGGCCGCTGCCTCCACCGCCATCTTGATGCCGGCCATGTGCGAGGCGACTTCGGCTGCCGTGAGGCCGCACGCGTCAGGCATGCCGGGGTTGCGCTGGATGCAGCACGAGACGGTGTCAGTGCAGGAGGCCAAGGCATAGGCACCGCGGCGGCTGGCCGTGGTGGTCGCGCTGCTGGAGCACCCCAGCGACAGGGCGGCCAAGAGGCACAACAGACTCGGTGCGGTGTTCTGGTTTCGCATGATGTGCGGACGAATCGTGGCCTGACATCGTGCGTCTATCACCCTGGCTGGGGAGTCGGTAGGGGCAGACTGGCCCTTCGATTTCTACGTAGCTCCTGTTTGGCAGGCCGCCCGCAGTGCGTCAGCCCCGGGATTTGCCGCTCCTGCTTGACGGCTGGAGCCCAAGCGAGCGGGGCTGTTGACCAGCATCGGGGGTGCCGCGCGCCAATGCGGCCAGGGCCTTACGCGTTTCCAGGGATTGCGCCCTCGGAACGTGGTTGAGGCAGATGCGGATGCGGAAGCAGCCCATCCGCGAGGTGGGGCGGCTGTCGCCCGCGATGCCCGGCGTTGAATCGTTTCAGGGCGCGCCGAGCGTCCAAGGGGGTTCACCACCGCATTCGCCAGGGACCCAGGCCTGTCCACCGCTGGACGTCGTCCCACCTCGGGCGGGGACAGGCGGACAGACGGGGCTCGCCACTGGCGCTGTCGCTGCCCACCTTCCGCTGCGGGCAACGGGACGGCGAGGAGGTCGATGGTGAGCAACGCGCACGGGGAGTTGTCCCTGGCCCGGCCGGCCGGCGTCGCTGAAGCAGCGGCGCCGAAGCGGACCCTGAAGCGGTGGATGGGGGTAGGGCTTCGTCCCGTCTTCGCGCTGGCCGGCGTGGGCACGCTGGCGTTGCTGGTCCACAAGGCGGGGCCTCGCGAGCTGGGCGTCGTGCTGGCCGGCGCGGCGCCCTGGCTGCCGTGGGTGGTGCTGCTGGAGCTGGGCCGGCAGTGCATGGACGGACTGGCCACGCGCCGCGCCTACGGCCCCTGTGCGGAGCGCGTACCCTGGCGCGTCCTGGCCCGCGCGCAGCTCATCGGCACCGCGGTGTCCAGCCTGGCCCCGGCGGGCCGCGCCGCGGCGGAGGCCACCAAGGCGGCCCTGCTGAGCCCCTACATGGGAGGAGGAACAGCCACCGCCGCGGCGGCGACCTCCCAGGCCGCGTCACTGGCGGCGGGCGGCTTCATCTCGTTCCCCTGCGCGCTGGCGTCCTACCTGCTCACGGGCATGTCCCTCTTCACCGGCCTCATGCTGGCGCATGGCGTGCTGCTGGTGCTGCTGTCGGTGGGCGTGCGCGCGTGCATGCGCGCGAAGCGGCCCGGCGCGTGGCTGGTGTGCCGCTTCAGCCGCTGGGCGCTCCACGCGGAGCAGTTCCAGGCCTCGGCGCGGTGTGGCGCGCTGCTGCCCTGGTCGCCCATGCTCGCGTTCCTGTGCAGCCGGGTGCTCCAGGTGGCGCAGTACGGCGTGCTGACGTACGCGGTGGGCATCGACACCTCGGTGGTGCAGGCGCTGTTCGCCCAGGGGCTCTACCTGTGCGCGCTGGCGGTGGGCTCGCTGGTGCCGGGGCAGGTGGGCGTCAGTGACGGCGCCTTCGCGTTGGCGGCGGGCGTGCTGGACACCACGGCCGCGCGCGCCATGTCGGTGGCGCTGCTCGGTCACCTGGTGCAGCTGCTCTTCGTGGTGATTGGCGCGCTCATCCCGCTGGTGTGGCGGCTCCGGGCGCCGCTGCCCGCCGCACCCGCACCGGCGTGCCGCTGAAGGCGGCGTTGCCGCAGAGCGCGTCCACGGCCTGCTCGTCCGTGAGGTCGTTGTGACTGGCGCCCGCGTGCGCGGCGGCCACGGCGAGCCGGGTGCCCTGGCGCCCGTGCCCGTAGCCATGGGGCAGGCTCACCACGCCAGGCATCACCTCGTCCGTGACGTGGACGGGCACCGTCACCGTGCCCACGCGCGAGGTGACGGTGGCCTCCATTCCGTCCGCCAGCTCCCGCCGGGCCGCGTCCTGGGGGTGCATCATCAACGTGCAGCGCGGCTTGCCCTTCAGCAGGCCCTGCACGTTGTGCATCCAGGAGTTGTTGTCGCGCAGGTGCCGCCGGCCGATGAGCAGCAGCTCTCCGCTGCCCGGCGCGGAGGCCGCGCCCCGGGCGAAGGCTTCCCGCAGGCGCCGCACGTCCGCCACCAGTGGCTCCGGCGCCAGGTGGATGCGTTGGTCCTTCGTCTGGAGCCGCTGGGGCAGGCAGGGCTGGAGCGCTCCCAGGTCGAGGCCGTGGGGCGCCTGTCGCAGCTTCGCCAGGCTGAGGCCGTGCTTCGCCGGGTGGAAGCGGGCGCCGTAGGGCCCCAGGCGCAAGCCCAGGTCCAGCACGCGCTCCGGGCCCAGCCGGGACAGGGCCTGGTACTTGAGCGTGGCGCGCACGGAGGGGCGGCCCTTGCGCAGCGTGAGCAGCCGGTGCTGGAGGCCGAGCAGAATCTGCCAGTCCTGGCGGCTCCCGGGCCCCGGCTCGAAGAGGGCGGGCGAGTACTTCGCGGTGTTGCGCACGGCCAGCGCGTGGAAGGCGACGTCGTAGTGGCCGCGCTCCAGCGGTGACACCGGCGGGAGGATGAGGTGCGCGTGGCGCGTCGTCTCGTTGAGGTACGGGTCGATGCTCACCATGAAGTCCAGGCCCGCGAGCGCCCGCTCCAGCCGCGCGCCATTGGGCGTGGACAGCACGGGGTTGCCCGCCACGGTGACGAGCGCGCGGACGCGGCCCGGGCCCGGGGTGTCCAGCTCCTCGGCCATCGCGGCCGAGGGCAGCTCGCCCGCGAACTCCGGGAGCCCTCGCACGCGGCTCTTCCAGCGGCCGAAGCTGCCGCGGCCCACGGCCAGGGCCCGGGGGCCTCCGACGATGTCGAACGCGGGCAGGGTGAACATGGCGCCGCCGCGCCGGTCCAGGTTGCCACTCACCACGTTGAGCACGGTGATGAGCCACTGGCACAGCGCGCCGAAGGACTGGGTGGACAGGCCCATGCGGCCGTAGCACACGGCGGCGCGCGCGGAGAGGAAGTCCCGGGCGATGCGGCGCAGGGTGGGCGCGGGCACGCCCGTGTGCGGCGCGACCTGCTCCGGGGAGAAGTCCCGGGCCAGCGCGCACACCGTCTCCAGCCCCTGCGTGAAGGCATCCAGCGGCCCCAGGCGCGGCGCGTGCTCCACCAGTGCCACGTGCAGCATCGCGAGCAGCGCGAGCGCGTCGGTGCCGGGGCGGATGAAGACGTGCGCGTCGGCGATGGCGGCCGTCTCCGTGCGGCGCGGGTCCATCACCACGACGCGCCCGCCGCGCTGCTGGATGGCGCGCAGGCGGGCGCGGATGTCGGGCGCCGTCATCAGGCTGCCGTTGGACGCCAGGGGGTTGGCGCCCAGCACGAGCAGGTAGCCGGTGTGGTCGAGGTCGGGAATGGGCACCAGCAACTGGTGGCCGAACATCAGGTAGGCGGCGAACTGGTGGGGGAGCTGGTCCACGGACGTCGCGGAGAAGCGGTTGCGCGAGCGCAGCGTGCGCAGCAGCTCCGGGCCGAACAGCATGTTGCCCAGGTTGTGGACGTTGGGGTTGCCCAGGTACGAGCCCACCGCGTCACGCCCATGCTCCCGCTGGATGGCGTGCAGGCGGCGCGCGCTCTCATCCAACGCGTCGTCCCAGGAGACGGGCTCCCAGCCGGTGGCGGTGCGCCGCAGGGGGCCGCGCAGCCGGTCCGGGTCCTGGTGCAGGTCCTCCAGCGCCAGCGCCTTGGGGCAGACGTGGCCCCGGCTGAAGGGGTCCTCCGCGTCACCTCGGATGGCGGTGATGCGTCCGGCGTCCAGCTCGATGCGCAGGCCGCACATGGCCTCGCACAGGTTGCAGGTGCGGAAATGGACCTGGGGGCCAGGGGCGGCGCTCATGCGTGGAACTGTAGCGCCCGGCGCGATTCCTTCCGGCCGGCGCCAGCGGTTGCGCCCGCATCCGTCTGGGTTCAGACGAAGGGCTTCCTGGCGGACTGCACGATTTCAGCGGCACACGCGCGAGGGGCCCGTGAAAGGATGGCGCCCCTGGAGGGCAGCACATGCACCGCGTGTATCCGTTCGTCGTCTCCCTGGGGCTTTCGCTCGCGCCGCTGGCCGCCGGTGCCGCGGCGCCGGCCACGCCCGCTCCCGAGGCGAAGGCGCCATCCATCCAGTTCAAGCAGGTGAACGCCCGCGTGGGGGACCAGGAGGCGCTGGACAGCGCGGTGGACATGCGGCTGGCGTTGGATTTGCGCGCCTCGGACATGGACACGCCGATGTCGGTGTCGATGTCCGTGACGTCGTCCAGCCAGCACACCGTGACGGTGCTCGCCGCGAAGGGGAACGTCGTCTCCAAGGTGAAGATGGCCTTCGGCGACGTGGGCGAGGTGGCCGAGGAGAAGGGCGACGTCCAGCGCAAGGCGAGCCCCATCAGCGGGAAGACGTACCTGGCGGAGCTGAAGAAGGAGCGCCTGGTCATCACGGACGCGAAGGGCCAGCCGGTGTCCAGGGAGGAGGAGGGCGAGGTGAAGAAGCACCTGCCGGAGCTCGGCAGGCCGGACCGCCTGGAGGCCGCCTTCCCGAAGACGCCGCTGGCGGTGGGGGCCAGCCTGGAGGGCTTCTCCGACGCGCTCGCGAAGCTGATGGTGGACGAGGCGGGGGATGACACCCGCGTCACCCAGACACGCGCGACGTTGGCCGAGGTGCGTCAGGAGCCGCGCGGCGCGGTGGGCGTCTTCGATGTGTCGATGACGGTGTTGCGTCAGGAGGTGAATGCGCCGTTCCTGATGACCATTCCCCTGCAAGGGAAGATGTCCGTCCTGGCGGAGGGCATCCAGCTCTTGGAGCTCACCCTGTCCGGGCCGGTGAAGGTGGAGCTGACCGATGACGCCGTCGAGGCGGGCTTCGAGGCGCGGGGCGAGGGCGCGATGCGGCTGCGACTCACCGGGAAGAAGGCTGACACCGCGCGTTAGCCGGATGGCCTGACAGGCCGTCCGCTGGGCGCGAAGGCTCGGCGGCGTGACAGAGGGCTGACAGAGTTTTGGGAGGCTGCGCGGTTAGAGGGTTCTGAATGTACCTGCACGCGCTCGGCCACTTCCATCCTCCCAACCTTCTGACCAACGCCTTCTTCGAGGAGCTGGGGCTGGAGACCAGCGACGCGTGGATTATGGAGCGCGTGGGCATCCGCGCGCGGCACACGGTGTTGCCGCTGGACTACCTGCGGGAGACGCGCAACCGCGACGTGCGCGCGGCGCAGGAGGCGGCGCTCTTCAGCAACGCGGAGACGGGGCGCCGGGCGGCGGTGATGGCGCTGGAACGCGCGGGGTTGAAGCCGTCCGACATCGGGCTCGTGGTGGCGGGCGGGTGCAGCCCGGACGAGTGCATTCCCGCCGAGTCCAACCGGGTGGCGCAGCTCCTGGGCATCAACGCGCCAGCGGTGGACCTGCAGAGCGCCTGCTCGTCCTTCTGCATGCAGCTCCACTTCCTGGCGGGCATGCGGCCGGAGCGGCTGCCGGACTACGTGCTGGTGGTCAACATGGACAACTCCACGCGCGTGGTGGACTACACGGACCGCTCCAGCGCGGTGTTGTGGGGTGACGGCGCGTCCGCGGCCATCCTGTCACCGCGCGTGCCGGGGCGCTGGCACGTCACGGAGACGCTGCTGGCCGGAGACCCGTCGGGCGCGGACAAGGTGCGGGTGCCGCGCGTGGGGCACTTCACCCAGCAGGGCGGCGAGGTGCAGAAGTTCGCCATCCGCCGCGCGGGTGAGACGTTCCAGGCCCTGCGCGCGCGCTTCATGGAGCGCCACCCGGAGCAGGGCGCGGGGGCCGTGGCCCTCATCGGGCATCAGGCGAACCTGCGCATGTTGGAGTCCGTGCAGCGGCGGTGCGAGGTGCCGGAGGCGCGGCACTTCTTCAACGTGAACAGGCGGGGCAACACGGGCGCGGCGGGCGCGCCGAGCGTCCTGAGCGAGCACTGGGATGACCCCACCGTGGGAGACGCGGTGGTGCTGAGCGTCGTGGGCAGCGGGCTGACGTGGGCAGGCGCCCTGCTGGAGCGCACCCCGGCGACGTGAGTCGTCCGTCCGACGTTGCTCCACCAGGGCCTGGTCGCCGTCCACTGCCGTACAGCGTGGCCCTCTGGGGCGTTGGCGGTGCCGGTGGGCGTGTGCAGCGTATGTCCTGTCGGGTTCAGTGGGGACAGGGGTCGGGGGTCGGGCGCATGCGTACTCAGGCGTGGGGTGGGAGTCTGCGGTGTCTCGTGGTGGGCATGCTGCTCGTCGCGGGCGCCGCGCAGGCGGGGCAGAAGCAGGTCGGCGGCGTGCTCATGCCGGTGTCGATGAACCTCAAGGGCCGCACCGTCGAGCTCGCCCACATGGAGCTGCACAAGCAGCTCTTCTTCAAGGTCTACGTCTGGAGCCTCTACATGGAGGACCGGCCGCGCTCCACGCATGAGGCCATCACCTCCAACTCCGTGAAGCGGCTCCACTTCCGCTTCCTGCGCGACATCTCCCGCGACCAGCTCGTGGGCAGCTTCCGCGATGGCCTCGAGCACAACCCCGACCTGCGGCAGGGCCCGCTGGCGAACCAACTGCGCATCATGCTCGCGTCGCTCAAGGACGTGGAGAAGGGCGAGGACCTCGTCATCACCTACACGCCGGGCGTCGGGCTCGAGGTCGGCGGCGAGGCCTCCGGTGGCGTCTTCATCCCCGGCAAGCACTTCGCGGACGCGCTCTTCGCCGTCTGGCTCGACTCTCACCCTATTTTTCCGCGCTGACTGACGCGCCCGGCTGGCTGTCAGCCGGACAGTCGTTGCAGCTCAAAATAAGTGCGAGGTTCTTCCTGACCCGGAGCGCCGCCAACGGTAGGCTGGCGCTTCATTCACCAGTGTCAGGAGGACACGTACATATGCGGAATCGGTTGGTTCTTGCTGCGCTCGTCGCGCTCTCCACCACGGGTTGTGTTTCGCAGGGGAAGTACGACGCCAAGGCGCTCGAGGCGGAGAACTTCGCCAAGGGCCTCACTGACGAGAAGGGCGCTCGCGAGGCCGCCGAAGCGAAGGTGAAGGAGCTGGAAGGGAAGATCGCCGCCCTGGAGCAGGAGAAGGAGGCGCTGAACACGCGCCTGGCCACGGCGGAGTCCCGCCTCACCGCGAACGCCGCGGAGCGCCGCGCGCTGGAGGAGAAGAACGCGCAGCTCGCCGCCCTCAACGAGGAGCTGGCCCGCAACACGAAGAAGCTGGCGCAGGCGAAGGAGGAGCTGGAGAAGCGCAGCTCCGAGTACGAGAACCTGGCCCAGAGCCTCAAGCAGGAGATTTCGGACGGGAAGATCGAGCTGTCCGAGCTCAAGGGCAAGATGACGGTCCAGCTCAAGGACAAGATCCTCTTCGCCTCCGGCTCCGCCCGCGTGGGCAAGGAAGGCGACGAGGCGCTGAAGAAGATCGCCGACGCGCTCAAGACGGTGCAGGGGAAGATCATCCGCGTGGAGGGCCACACGGACGACGTCCCCACCGGCGGCGGCCAGTTCGCCAGCAACTGGGAGCTGAGCCTGGCGCGCGCCATGGCGGTGGTCCGCTCACTTCAGGACGCTGGCGTGGACCCCACGTTCCTCTCGGCCGCGGGCTACGGGCAGTACCAGCCTATCGCCGCCAATGACTCGGCGGAGAATCGAAGCCTGAACCGTCGCATCGAAATCGTGCTCGCGCCGAAGTAGGCGCCGCACTAGGAGGGGCGCGGGAGTCCCGCGCCCCTCATGAAAATCCTCGTCGCAGTCCTCAGTCTTCTCGTCGCCACCGGCGCCGCCGCCCAGCAGGACGCGGGCGCCCCAGAAGCCGCCGACGCGGGCGCGCCCCAGGGCGTGCTGACGAAGCCTCCCGCGCTGATGCGCCAGGTCGAGGCCGTCTACCCACCCGAAGCCGCCGCCCAGCAGCTCGAGGGCACGGTGGTGATGTGGGTGGACATCTCGGAGACGGGCGCCGTCTCCAACGTCGAGGTGTCCCGGCCCGCGGGCCACGGCTTCGACGAGGCCGCGGTGGAGGCGGTCCGCCAGTTCCAGTTCGAGCCCGCCGAGGTGGACGGCGTCCCCGCGCCGGTGCGCATCGAATACGCGTACCAGTTCGTCTTCCGTCCGCCTCCGCTGCCGGAGGGCGAGGCCGCCGCCGTGGAGCCCGAGGCCCCGGTGAACTTCAGCGGCCGGGCCCTGGAGCGCGGCACGCGGGACGCGCTCATCGGCGCGGAGGTGGTGCTGCCCGCGCTGGAGCGCTCCGCCGTCACGGACGAGGAGGGCCGCTTCTCCTTCCGCGGCATCCCCCTGGGCACGCACGAGGTGCTGGTGGTGCAGAGCGGCTACGAGCGCTTCCGCACCCAGGAGACCTTCACGGAGGGCCAGGAGACGCGCGCCACGTACTACGTGCGCAAGCGCATCTTCGGCGCCTTCGAGACGGTGGTGCGCAGCGAGCGCGAGCGCAAGGAGGTGACGCAGACCACGCTCCAGCTCGCAGAGGTGCAGCGCGTCCCCGGCACCCAGGGCGACACGCTGAAGGTGGTCCAGAACCTGCCCGGCGTGGCGCGCCCCGCCTTCAACGGCGGCCAGCTCGTCATCCGCGGCACGGGCCCGCAGGAGTCCGGCGTCTTCCTGGACGGCCAGCGCATTCCGCTGCTCTACCACTTCGGCGGCCTCACCTCCGTCTACAACTCCGAGCTGCTGGACGCGGTGGACTACCTGCCCGGCAACTTCTCCGCGTACTACGGCGACATCACCGGCGGCGTCATCAACGTGCGCAGTCGCGAGCCGCGCACCGACCGGCTCCACGCCACCGTGGGCGTCAGCCTCATCGAATCCAACGCGGTGCTGGAGGGCCCCATCACCGACACGCTGAGCTTCGCGGTGGCGGGCCGGCGCTCCTACATCGACCTGGTGCTGGGCCTGGTGCCCCTGGGCGATGACGGCCCCAGCCTCCAGGTGGCGCCGCGCTACTACGACGCGCAGCTCAAGCTGGTGTGGAAGCCGAGGTCGCGCCACACCTTCACGCTGCAGGGCCTCACCTCGCGCGACCGGCTGGGGCTCGTCTTCGACCGGCCCGCGGACGACGACCCCACCGTCACCGGCGACCTGAACGTCACCACCGGCTTCAACCAGCTCCGCCTGCGGCACCAGTACCGCGCGGACGCGCTCACCCTGGACACCCACGGCCTGGTGGGCAACACGCTGGTCCAGTTCGGCATCGGCGACCGGGGCCTGCGCATCGCCTCCACGGACCTGAACCTGCGCTCCACGCTGGAGTACGCCTTCGGCGAGCAGCTCACCCTGGCGGGCGGCATCGACGTGGTGAGCAACTTCGCCCGCGTCACCGCGCGCATCCAGGGCCTCTCCCGCGAGGGCGAGCCGCCCACGCCCACTGTCACCGACGAGGTGCTCACCGCGGACGGCGATTTCCTCCAGTACTTCCCCTCCACCTGGGTGGAGGCGCGCTGGCGGCCCGTGCCGAACCTGCTGCTGGTGCCGGGCCTGCGCGCGGAGAGCTACATCTTCACCGACCAGTCCCAGGCCCGCCGCACCTTCAACCCGCGCCTGGCGGTCCGCTACGGGCTGACGGACACGTTGACGCTCAAGGGCGGCGCGGGCGTCTACCACGGGCCTCCGGTGCAGGATGAGCCCAGCGTGGCCTTCGGCAACCCGGACCTGCGCGCGAAGCGCTCGCTCCAGTACAGCGTGGGCGCGGAGTGGCAGGCGCGGCCGGAGTGGTTCGTGGGCGGCGAGGTCTTCTACAACGACTTGAACGGGCTCATCGTCCGCTCCAACGCCACGGTGGTGCGCGGCGGCCAGCAGGTGCCCGAGCGCCTGAACAACGCCGGCGTGGGCCGCATCTACGGCCTGGAGGTGCTGGTGCGCCGCGCGCTGACGGACCGGCTCTTCGGCTGGGTCTCCTACACGCTCAGCCGCAGCGAGCGCCGGGACGCGCCGGGCGCGGGCTGGCGCCTCTTCGACAATGACCAGACGCACGTGCTGACGGCGATTGCCTCCTACAAGCTGCCCGCGGGCTGGGAGCTTGGCGCGCGCCTTCGCTTCGCCTCCGGCAACCCCACCACGCCGGTGGTGGGCTCGGTGCGGGATGACGGCTCGGATGTCTTCATCCCGCTCTACGCGGCGGTGAACTCGAGCCGGCTGCCGTCCTTCAACCAGTTGGACATCCGCGTGGACAAGAACTTCGCCTTCGAGAAGTGGGCGCTGAACGTCTACCTGGACCTCACGAACGCCTACAACAACCCGGCGGTGGAGGGCATCGCCTACAACTACAACTACACCCAGAGCGCCTTCTTCGAGGGACTGCCCATCCTTCCCATCATCGGCGCCCGGGGGAGCTTCTGAGCATGCGTCCCATCCTCCCCTCGCTCGTGGCGCTGCTGCTCGCCGGCTGCGGCCCTGACTTCGAGCTCCAGAGTGAAATCCGGCGCGTGCGCGTGCTGGCCATCCAAACCGAGCCCGCCGAGCTGGCGGTGGACCCGGACGCCCCCGCGCTGCCCGGGCCCATGACGTTCAACGCGCTGGCGGTGACGCCGGACGCGCGCCCCGTCACCGTGCGCTACGCGCTGTGCCGCTTCACCGGCAACCCCTATGACGGGCGCTGCCCGGGGGACACCGACGTGCCCTTGCCGGACGGCACGCTGTCGCTCGCGGACGAGGACATCCAGGCGGTGCTGCTGGAGGCGCTGGCCGCTGGCGACCCGGGCGGCGGCGGGACGCTGGACCCGGAGGACCCCGCGCTGCGCGAGGCGCTGCTGCGCGGCATCCCGCTCTTCGTCGGCTACGAGGCCACTGACGGCAGCGGGACGCCGGAGGGCACCGAGCGCGGCGTGCGCCGGGTGACGCTGCGGGCCACCGCCACACCCAACCAGAACCCGGTGGTGTCGGACATCCTGTGGGACGGCGCGCCGCTCACCGGCCCGCTGCCCGTGTCGCGCGAGGTCACCTTCACGCCGGTGCTGGCCGAGGGCAGCGTCGAAACGGAGGAGACGGAAGAAGGGCCGCGCGCGGAGCCGCTCTTCTTCAGTTGGTTCGCCACCGGCGACGGCGAGGTGAAGGAGTTCCGCTCCCAGGCGCCCGTGGAGGGCCGGCCGGGTGACCCGACGTCGGCGTACGACACCCCCGC
Proteins encoded in this window:
- a CDS encoding DUF5953 family protein — translated: MPRHVARGTLPLLCSGDGCCPVTISGRRCSASASPLGQPQLQVHAKLPLDGAVVTAAADVLAVIRRRARWRRSSTAGWGRAMPTARRRRRRSCTTWRSGPTR
- a CDS encoding DUSAM domain-containing protein, with protein sequence MAKELEWEPVRALARQVRNGEPLALTDEVKALLTRTAPEVGISDADAASSLGSRAGAEALLLECARRIKEGSNRIVDALHRAKRHRQAGDFDSARQEMRDILAIEVVPLYREIAEDQLEDMADEP
- a CDS encoding lysylphosphatidylglycerol synthase domain-containing protein, which encodes MVSNAHGELSLARPAGVAEAAAPKRTLKRWMGVGLRPVFALAGVGTLALLVHKAGPRELGVVLAGAAPWLPWVVLLELGRQCMDGLATRRAYGPCAERVPWRVLARAQLIGTAVSSLAPAGRAAAEATKAALLSPYMGGGTATAAAATSQAASLAAGGFISFPCALASYLLTGMSLFTGLMLAHGVLLVLLSVGVRACMRAKRPGAWLVCRFSRWALHAEQFQASARCGALLPWSPMLAFLCSRVLQVAQYGVLTYAVGIDTSVVQALFAQGLYLCALAVGSLVPGQVGVSDGAFALAAGVLDTTAARAMSVALLGHLVQLLFVVIGALIPLVWRLRAPLPAAPAPACR
- a CDS encoding molybdopterin-dependent oxidoreductase, which produces MSAAPGPQVHFRTCNLCEAMCGLRIELDAGRITAIRGDAEDPFSRGHVCPKALALEDLHQDPDRLRGPLRRTATGWEPVSWDDALDESARRLHAIQREHGRDAVGSYLGNPNVHNLGNMLFGPELLRTLRSRNRFSATSVDQLPHQFAAYLMFGHQLLVPIPDLDHTGYLLVLGANPLASNGSLMTAPDIRARLRAIQQRGGRVVVMDPRRTETAAIADAHVFIRPGTDALALLAMLHVALVEHAPRLGPLDAFTQGLETVCALARDFSPEQVAPHTGVPAPTLRRIARDFLSARAAVCYGRMGLSTQSFGALCQWLITVLNVVSGNLDRRGGAMFTLPAFDIVGGPRALAVGRGSFGRWKSRVRGLPEFAGELPSAAMAEELDTPGPGRVRALVTVAGNPVLSTPNGARLERALAGLDFMVSIDPYLNETTRHAHLILPPVSPLERGHYDVAFHALAVRNTAKYSPALFEPGPGSRQDWQILLGLQHRLLTLRKGRPSVRATLKYQALSRLGPERVLDLGLRLGPYGARFHPAKHGLSLAKLRQAPHGLDLGALQPCLPQRLQTKDQRIHLAPEPLVADVRRLREAFARGAASAPGSGELLLIGRRHLRDNNSWMHNVQGLLKGKPRCTLMMHPQDAARRELADGMEATVTSRVGTVTVPVHVTDEVMPGVVSLPHGYGHGRQGTRLAVAAAHAGASHNDLTDEQAVDALCGNAAFSGTPVRVRRAAAPGAATPAG
- a CDS encoding 3-oxoacyl-ACP synthase III family protein, producing the protein MYLHALGHFHPPNLLTNAFFEELGLETSDAWIMERVGIRARHTVLPLDYLRETRNRDVRAAQEAALFSNAETGRRAAVMALERAGLKPSDIGLVVAGGCSPDECIPAESNRVAQLLGINAPAVDLQSACSSFCMQLHFLAGMRPERLPDYVLVVNMDNSTRVVDYTDRSSAVLWGDGASAAILSPRVPGRWHVTETLLAGDPSGADKVRVPRVGHFTQQGGEVQKFAIRRAGETFQALRARFMERHPEQGAGAVALIGHQANLRMLESVQRRCEVPEARHFFNVNRRGNTGAAGAPSVLSEHWDDPTVGDAVVLSVVGSGLTWAGALLERTPAT
- a CDS encoding chalcone isomerase family protein, producing the protein MRTQAWGGSLRCLVVGMLLVAGAAQAGQKQVGGVLMPVSMNLKGRTVELAHMELHKQLFFKVYVWSLYMEDRPRSTHEAITSNSVKRLHFRFLRDISRDQLVGSFRDGLEHNPDLRQGPLANQLRIMLASLKDVEKGEDLVITYTPGVGLEVGGEASGGVFIPGKHFADALFAVWLDSHPIFPR